AGTTGGCGGAAGCCTGAGGATCCTGCAGGATACAGGCTCCTGGCGCCGTGAGGGAAAGAATGGTAGTGCTGATGCCGAATTTGTCGTTGACTTTTTGATCCAACTGGCTTGTCCATTCGGGAATAAACCACCCAGATGGATCCCCGCCGGAAGCCTCTACAGCTGATCAAGTGTGAAAGGTTAGTGGGTCTAATATATAGGTCTTGGGAAAAGCAGCAGTACCTTGGCGGTAGAAATCTGGGACAAAGTGGTGATGAACGTCGATTCTATTGGGCCCCATTTTGATTTGAAAAAGCCAAAGTGTAAATAGAGAATGGTTTCAGGCTGAAGTTCTCACTGGATGAATCTGACTTTACAGGGCACAAGGTGAGAAAGAGTGGTTCCTTTATAATCATAAAAGCCCCAGCTTCCCGGTAACCATAAGCCTCAAAGTCCCCCTCCATAGAAATCTTCCCCGCGATGTGGAAGTAGGATCCGGGGAAGAATTGTAAGCGTATAGGATAAGAAACTTGTGTTGCGGAGGTTGGAATTAGGGCTCTCCAATTAAAACAAGCGAAGCCAATCTGAAACTAAGCAGCTACAAAGTTGGCTCCCATTGCCCGGTAAGTGCAGTCAGAATCACACTTTGAGCAACTGGACAACTGCCCACAATGTGTACCATGACATCGAGACCGGGTCTATACCCGGACCGGGCCCAAGAACCCGGGGCGTGCTTCGGATCCGGATCCGGCCCAGCTTCGGCTCAGGGATTCAGGCATACGGATCCAGGCCTCCGGATGCCTCCCGCAGAGTcacatacatgtaggtaggttATCATGGCAATACTTTTGATGAGCAATTTGCAGTGTCATGTTCAGGTTTCTACTACGGCAATAGACATCATGAAGAAAGGCTCTCCTAACCACGTGTACGATGTCATCATCGTAGGTGCTGGTATTTCTGGCATCAGTGCAGCGCATCATATACAGAAAACACTTCCCGACTCTGAGTATCTGCTTCTTGAGGGCCGTGATAACATTGGTGGTACGTGGGACTTATTCCGCTATCCTGGCATTCGGTCGGACACGGACTTGCATACATTTGGATTCGGctggcagccatggcaagaGAATCGAGCCATCGCAGATGGTGATTCCATCGTCCACTATTTGCGCACCACGGCGGAAAGGGATGGAATCTATCGCCACATTCAGTTTCAGCATCGCATCGTCGCGGCCAGCTGGTCATCCGGGTTGGAGCTCTGGACGTTGGAGGTCGAAACCAAGGCCCGCCGCATTCAGCTACATACCAAGTTCTTGATTCTGGGAACAGGCTATTACGACTACAATGAGCCCCTACGGGCTGAGATCCCGGGCTTGTCTAATAACTTCCGTGGCACTATCGTACATCCTCAGTTCTGGCCCAAAGACCTCGATTATACTGGCAAGCGGGTGGTCATCattggcagcggcgccaCTGCCATCACGCTGCTTCCCAACTTGGCCAAAAAGGCAAGCCATGTGACAATGCTACAGCGCAGTCCTACTTACATCATGTCCATCGATAACACGACAGGTGGTTCATGGATACACAAACTTCTGCCTCGGACATGGGCATTCAAGTTGGATCGCTGGATGTTCATGTGGATGATTATTATCCTATACAACTTCTGCCGACTCTTTCCAGAGCGCTCTCGGGCTGCTTTGGAAGGCGCAGTCGCAAAACAGCTCCCCAAGGATGTTCCCATGGATCCTCATTTCCGACCACTCTACAAGCCTTGGGATCAGCGCGTCTGCTTCACGCCCAACGGTGACTTCTTTGAGAGTCTCCGAGGCGGGAAGGCACATATTGAGACGGCCCACATTAAGACAATGTCCTCTGACTCTATCATTCTCGATAATGGAAAGACACTGGAGGCGGACGTGATTGTCACCGCTACGGGCCTAAAATTCTGCCTCGGTGGCCATATACGCATAACTATAGACGACGAAGAGATCAACCTCGCCAATCGCTATGCTTGGAACGCAACAATGCTACAAGATGTACCGAATCTGGCTTTTATGATGGGCTATGTCAATGCCTCTTGGACCCTGGGAGTCGAAACCAGCTCTCAGCTCGTCTGCCGCCTGCTACAACATATGCGGAAAAAGCATTATTCCAGCGTTGTTCCGCGCTTGCCCAAGGAATTTCCCATGGAGCGCCGGCCGATTTGGGATCTTGATGCCACGTACGTGAAAAAAGCACAGGGCTTCATCCCCCGCTGCGGCAATATTGGACCCTGGAGAGGACGCACCAATTACTTTGTGGACCTGTGGAAAACCCGGTATGGCAGTATCACCAAGGATTTAGTCTTCCGAGCTGGGAGGCCGTAGCATGTATGAGGCACATGATACGTGCTTGGAAAATTACTGCTGGCTAAAATAAAGGGCCTCAGTATAGATGTTAAGTAAGCTGGTTGGTTTGAGATGACTGCATATCCTACAATATGTAAGAAATGAACTATATAGAATTGCGAATACATGAAGAGGAATAATTGAATTAGTCTCATCCTGGATTTTGGCTTGTATCTATAGGCGAAGGGAGATAGACACTTGAATTATGAAATCTTTGTAATTGCCGTGGAACATATCTGTACTGGACACATAACACGTCCTACTCTTTGTAAACAAGCTTATTTTTGTGTATGGGATCTATGACTGTGGCAACATGTTATTGTCAAAGGAACAAAGTTGCGTAGATACCTAATAGTGCGCTTTGGTATAGAAGGAAATTTTACTCTGTTTATGTATTACCCTAGCATGCTATCGAAAAGAGAAGACAATGAAAGTTATAcatatatttacttataaagCTATCAATGTGCGaattcatcttctcttgtaTTGTATCTACTTAGTATTTAAATCTTAGTACTTAGTTTACTTTGGTCATGATTTTAGGCTGTATATGCCTAGAGTCTCGATCGAGTCCTTACGGCAGCGCCGTGCCCTTTGCAACATCTACTCTGGTATAGCTCACAGTACATTTGGTTCGCTTGGCTGCTACGGCAGTGAAAATGctctcctcatcatctgagAACCAGTTGGTGACCAGAAATAGTGTTTTTCCATCGTCTCCACCCAGTGTACATGCAGTCGCATGACCCTTTACATGGATTTCGTGTGTAATGGTCCCTTGCTGGTCGAGGCGGATGAATTTTTCTAGACCCAACAAGCTCAGCCACATGCCTCCCTCACCATCCATGCATCCACCGTCGATACCGATGAGGCCGTGAGCAGTATTGCCAACCTCGCCGGTTGGTGAGATTGTGGCGGGAGACCACACCTTTTGGCGGTTGGAGACCTTGCCACCGGCACCAATATCCCATTTGAGCAGCCCATACCCAAAGGTTTCGGCACAGTATAGCGTTCTTCCATCGGCACTAATGAACAAGGCGTTGGGAAAGACAATGTTCTCCTCAGCGATTTTGACGGATCCGTCTGTCTCGATGACAAGAAGCCTACCCGGCCGTGGTTGTTCACCGTGTAAGACCCGAGCTCCCGTGTCATCTAGGTAGACACGGCCGGTGTTGTCGATCACCATGTCGCCGCAGTAGCCGGTCATGACGCCTGACAGGTCGGCGTACAGTGTATCATTTCCAGAGGCATCGCGACGGTACAACTTGGCATCAAACATGGACGACCAAATGAGCGAGCCGTCAGAGGCAAAGCACATGCCATTGGGCTGAGTCTCTACCTCACGAAGCACTTTCTTTTCACCGGAAGAAGGGTTTATGGTGTAGATGATACGTCCAGCCATATCACTGATATAGAGCAGGCCGTTGTAGTAGCGAGGGGACTCGCCGAACAAGAGTCCATCGGCGATTTGTGTATGCTTTAGCTCTTTGGGTTCCATTTCTGTAGCGATATAATGGATAAGATGTGTTTGTGTATATTGCCCAGACTTTGTTGATTGGCTTGCTAAAGGAGGGAGGACAACATGTCCCATTTTATGCATATTGAGATGGCTGTATCGTAGCTCTATCCGCCAATCCCGCTTCCCCGGCCTGGGTCCCCGGATCAGATGCCTAGATGCTAACCGAGATACTCCGCTTTGCTGCTACAGTAGAGGATCATATCCGCCTCGCACTGATGAAAGGGGAGGTGGCTATGAACGCTAAGTTCTCTCTCAAAAAGAATGAAACATTTGGTCAGGCAAGTGGAACCAATACCTATACGCCTTTTCACCTGTAATAAATAAGagtgatggtgatgagacTATGAGAACGGTTTGATTGCTTGCGTTTAATTTGTCATTGATCAGCGATGGCCGACTTTCTTGAGAGATTCTCCCAGGATAGTTGGGTGGACAGGAAACATTGCTTGATTTTCGCTTAGTCGCGCAAACTCCTGCCTAGTGGAATTCTTGGTGCCATTCTCCATGGAAGCTTGCGGAGTTGCTTCCGTGGCCTGTCTCAACTCATAGCGCCCACTTCTCGAAACTCTACTCTTTTGTCAGCAATTGCCTGGCTTAAAATAGGAAAGTCTTAAACTGTCAAGCCAACCTTGCGTGACACCAATTGTTATTCTTTATATACACCTATCCATCCCTCACATTTGAAACTTAGAGGATTTCAGGGTTAGTAGAATGAAGTAACTGGGAAACATGCAATTCAATCTTAATATTCAATATCGAGCATTGCAAAGTCGCGGAAATCTAGAGCAAATCTCATACAGAGATAGATAGTTTAGTCTGCCTAAACCTTTAGCCCCTCCTCTGtgattttcttctcccattgTCTCGACACGCCGGCCTCATACTCCGATATACCTCCATCCTCAATGTCTGGTGGAGGGGCGTTAAACGCGGGGACTACTCGCGTGCCTTTGGCCGTTGCCTCAAATATCGTCCCATCACCGTATTGTGgattctccagcagctccaacatGGCGTCAGCGATATCCTCCGCGCTGGCTGCAATTTCGTCTGAGCTGATCAGGTTGCTCTTATCGGGATCACCGCTCCATAGTGGTGtctaaaaaaaagcagaagaaaaaatattGTCAGCCATTGCCCCATTCGCCGCGGCTGGTATGAACATACACTGACGGCACCTGGCGCAATAGCCGCTGTGCGAATATTTACCGTGTCTCGCAGGCGGCCGAGACTGCGCACAAAGCCGTGCAGGCCGTGTTTGCTAGCAAAGTATAATGGTGACCCGATACCGTGCACGTATCCAGCCATGCTACCAACGACGAGCAGCGAGCCCGGAATACGGCGTGAGGTCCAGTGAGCGATTGCGAGCTGACTGAGCCGGATTGGGTGCGTCAAATTGACATTTAGTACGGCGTAATGACCCGGCTCGCCGTCTGCGTCGTCTCGAGACGGGCTATCTGGATTTGTTGGTGACTTTGGAGGGTCCCAGAAAGAGCTCCATCTGGGCTCAAAGATGCCAGCGCCAGGAACAACAATGTCAATTTGTGGAAAGGCCGCCTCAGCCGCTCGAGTCAACGCCGATAGCTGTGGCCACGACGCGACATCCGTCTTCTTGAAGAGCGCGACAGGCCTGTCGGTAGATGGCGGTGTCGATGGATCGTGCGGATACTGATCCAgaagctccttggcctctggtCGTAGGCTTATATCACCAACCAGAACCGAGCAGCCGCGCGACAGAAGCTTCTTCGTAAATGCGAGATTGATGCCTAATAATGGCAGTCAGCCTGGGCCATCTAGCACAATGACAAGTTGTTGCACCTGAGCCACCACCCGTGACAATAGCATATCTGCCTGCTACAGAGAGCGCCATGATAATACTCAGATACACAACGTCTAATAGGCCGAACTTTCGGGTTGGCTGCCTGTTGCGGCTCTCTATGTAAATGTAAGAGACATATTTATGTGCTATATTTCTTCAAACTGGTGCCTTATAGCAAACAACAAGTACAGGCGCCTTGAGCCATAATGGTATGTTGACTGAGCCTTTAGGCCGTTTGAACTAGCTGTTTTGTCAATATTGATCGCATTCCCAAGAGTCAACAGCGCTCCGGGTGTGCTCCCGGAGGTGAGGCCGGATGCGTTTCCGCTAGCGCCGAGCTGGTTCCGACGACACAACATCCATAGTTTCGGTATAGAACACTCTTGGCCCTTTAGTATCAATCTTCCTGTTCCTTCACGAAACATATTCAAGAGAGCGTCTTGCGTCTCATTGATTGCCACCAAACGAAAATGGCAAACTCTCGGTCTACCGGATGTGATCATAATTAGTTGTTCCCCGTATTTGTCATATGTCCGTCCAGGATCTTGAACAAGTGATGTCCGAAGTACCCTAAACGCCCTACCCATCCTCCTACTGAGATACTTTATCAGACCTTTTCATCATAGTTGAGTCAACTCGTTGTAAAACATTGGTGAGAGAATAATTAACAACGGCGTTGTTGTCATTAGTTAGTTGCTGCCTTGGAAACCATGATGGGGCCTTTGCGGACTCGGGTTGAAGCAATTACACGTTGAAAATAATTGTAAGCGAGCACAACATGGCCCCTCAAATCAGAGATTCCTAGCATTTTAGTCCAGCAGCATCTTATCGGTTAATGCCTGCCCCATGGGGTATTTTCAGCTGCATTTGCGTAGTCCTAGAAAATGTGCGGAGAAAGCGGAGTGTAGGTAGCCTAGCGTCGTCGACCCCGGAGTgtcttttcatcatccatcATGCCTGTAGGTAGTACCACATATCATTTAAGCAGGGTGCCAGGAACCACGTAGCCTCAGATCTTGTATCTTAAATATTGCATGGGCAATTTGTTTTTGCCAAGATTTGAGTTTGTTTCCGTGCCGCCtagcagaggctgcagcaACGCAACATGCAAATGGTGTCACAAATGTCGCCGAGGTCTACGGCCGGATCTCCTCAACCCGAAGGCGCCCGTAAGCGGCGCCGCACTCCGCTGGCCTGTGACGAGTGCCGCGACAGGAAACGCAAATGTGATGGTGTGAAGCCTGTATGCGGCGCATGCCGTCGACGAAGCATCGCGACTTGCGTCTGGAATGAGGAGAGAGTCAGCAAGGGATGGACCAATAGGTAGCATCTCAGCCCTGCAACCCATCTCAGAACCATTGCTGACAGTCTCACAGTTATGTCGAGGGCCTTAGGGCTCGGATACGAGAGCTCGAATTGTCACGGAATCACCCACCAGAACAATCTGTTGATACATCCAGTCTTCTGTTACCGGGGTTGTCACCGCCTGAGCCCGCCAATGCCAGTCCAGAGATGCCCCAGCCAATGACGCAGCCCACGAGCCCGCCAGTAGAACAGACCATACAAAACTTGCCAAACTACTACATCAACTTGCAGGCAGACCATGGGCCTACCGTAGACAATGGCTTTCCAGATTCCTTCAATGACTTGTCGCATTCACTGCGCAGTAAGCCGGACTCTCCAACCTACCAGGACACAGATCCAGACCTTGACTCTGCCTCGGATAGCGACGACACCGGTGTTAACGCAATGGGAGTCGTAGCTCCCTTGAGTAACATTGGTGGTAGGCGAAACCGGAGACCTTCGGAGTATTTTGGCCCGTCCAGCACTGCGAGCCTGGTAGACAGGGCAAGGAGTGCCATGGGCCAGCAGTGCCGCAAGCACTGGTCTGCAAGGAATAATAGGTCGTGCTCTCAATGCCAACATGAGCTGGTCTCTGATCTGAGCCCATCTCATACTTCATCATCGTGTTCCCACCCACTCAAGACGGATAGTGCGGTATTTGGCATGACAATTCCGCCACGCGACGAGGCTGACGATCTTGTCGAGAATTACTGGCGCTGGACACACTCGCTCTATCCACTTATTCATAGGCCGTCGTTCGAGGAACGCTACCGTATGATCTGGTACCCTCAGACCGAGCCACGCTGTCTTCGCACAGAGGCGCACGCCTCCACGCCGGCGGGTCTCTATACCTCCATGGGTAATCGTCTATTCTACTGTATGCTTAATAGCGTGTTTGCTTTAGGTGCTCTCTTCAGCCCCGGGATGGACCACAAGGACCGGGATCAGTTGAGCCGCAGCCTCTACGAGCGCGCCAAGAAGCTCATGGACTTGGACATGCTCGCCGCAGGCAGTTTAGCTCTCGTACAAACGTTGTTGCTCATGGGCCAGTATCTTCAGAGCACTGAGATGTCGAGCACCTGTTGGAACATCGTCGGGCTTGCGGTGCGTGTCGCCCAGAACATCGGGCTACACCACGACCCCAAGAACTGTAATCAGGGTTGC
This portion of the Trichoderma atroviride chromosome 6, complete sequence genome encodes:
- a CDS encoding uncharacterized protein (EggNog:ENOG41~TransMembrane:1 (o244-261i)); protein product: MKKGSPNHVYDVIIVGAGISGISAAHHIQKTLPDSEYLLLEGRDNIGGTWDLFRYPGIRSDTDLHTFGFGWQPWQENRAIADGDSIVHYLRTTAERDGIYRHIQFQHRIVAASWSSGLELWTLEVETKARRIQLHTKFLILGTGYYDYNEPLRAEIPGLSNNFRGTIVHPQFWPKDLDYTGKRVVIIGSGATAITLLPNLAKKASHVTMLQRSPTYIMSIDNTTGGSWIHKLLPRTWAFKLDRWMFMWMIIILYNFCRLFPERSRAALEGAVAKQLPKDVPMDPHFRPLYKPWDQRVCFTPNGDFFESLRGGKAHIETAHIKTMSSDSIILDNGKTLEADVIVTATGLKFCLGGHIRITIDDEEINLANRYAWNATMLQDVPNLAFMMGYVNASWTLGVETSSQLVCRLLQHMRKKHYSSVVPRLPKEFPMERRPIWDLDATYVKKAQGFIPRCGNIGPWRGRTNYFVDLWKTRYGSITKDLVFRAGRP
- a CDS encoding uncharacterized protein (EggNog:ENOG41), with translation MEPKELKHTQIADGLLFGESPRYYNGLLYISDMAGRIIYTINPSSGEKKVLREVETQPNGMCFASDGSLIWSSMFDAKLYRRDASGNDTLYADLSGVMTGYCGDMVIDNTGRVYLDDTGARVLHGEQPRPGRLLVIETDGSVKIAEENIVFPNALFISADGRTLYCAETFGYGLLKWDIGAGGKVSNRQKVWSPATISPTGEVGNTAHGLIGIDGGCMDGEGGMWLSLLGLEKFIRLDQQGTITHEIHVKGHATACTLGGDDGKTLFLVTNWFSDDEESIFTAVAAKRTKCTVSYTRVDVAKGTALP
- a CDS encoding uncharacterized protein (EggNog:ENOG41), with translation MALSVAGRYAIVTGGGSGINLAFTKKLLSRGCSVLVGDISLRPEAKELLDQYPHDPSTPPSTDRPVALFKKTDVASWPQLSALTRAAEAAFPQIDIVVPGAGIFEPRWSSFWDPPKSPTNPDSPSRDDADGEPGHYAVLNVNLTHPIRLSQLAIAHWTSRRIPGSLLVVGSMAGYVHGIGSPLYFASKHGLHGFVRSLGRLRDTVNIRTAAIAPGAVSTPLWSGDPDKSNLISSDEIAASAEDIADAMLELLENPQYGDGTIFEATAKGTRVVPAFNAPPPDIEDGGISEYEAGVSRQWEKKITEEGLKV